ggtgtgtttttgtctttcatttAAATCCAGAGTAGTTACTGAGATATTTTACATGCAGAACTTTTACttgcttttctctttcttttctttctttctttttttaactctcACCTCTCACCCTCACTGGCAGCTCTTCAGATGTTATATCATAGCCAATTAAATCTGAACTGAAAAGCACAACTCAACTTGTAAGAAAAAACAGCCTTTCAAGTATTCAGGTAGTTTCAGTTTCACCATGACAACTGTGCAAATTCAATTGGGATCTTTTGATACTTTATGACTCCATTCTCAGCCACCAAATAGACAGTGAGAAGGCACTATCATGTTTAAGGGGAAAAATCAGTGAAGTCCTCATGTGTGTGAATTTCCAATAGAGACGGACAAAAGTaagtgtgatgagaaagaaacgAGAGAGAAATGAGTCACCCAGGACATGCAGCTAGCAGAGGGATGACTCTAACCTGATCCCGGTGCACTGAATTACTGCCACGGCTTGTTCAGCAGCACAAAGAGGAATAATCAAAACTCAACCCTGTTTCAATTAGAGGCAGCGTTTGAGGCAGCAGAAAACCAGCCTCGGTGAGCAGCAGCACTGATCCACTGAATCGGTTATTATGTGCTGTGCTGATGCTTTGCTGAACATCATAACGCCCACATAAACCATTCGCTGTTGTCTAAAATAACGTCAGTTATTTCAGACTCACAGGGGATGTGTCGGGTGAATTGAGTAAAGACGCAGAACGACGTAAGAGGGCGAAACACAAAGATACTGTGTCGTGAAGAAGTGACACCACGGTGAAGAGGCCCTCACCCACAGGAGGAGAATTCAGTCTGCGCtggtttctctgtctctcttttcctcGCAAAGGAGAAAATGAGGAGGACTGCAGTGTTGTGTGACTCATCCTGGTGTAGAGAGCAGCCTTTACAGTCTCACCTGTacgaacacacgcacacacacaaacacacagccctACATATACAGTCAGAGATACTATCGGTTTATCCAATAAATTAAGTTCACACTCACTTACTAGAGTATTTCAGATATGAGGTTTTAAATCCCAGCCAGTCTTTGTGAAGCTTGCATTAGATAGAATAACATTAGACAgtcttaacctcctaggacctggcatccacatatgtggacatcgcATATGTGGACATACTTAATTTTGCtatacaagggcctgatatccactcacGAGGACATTACACTGCCACCTGACATGTTTCGTGTTTCATGCAATGTTCTGAAATCTTTTACGTTTTTTGACTTTGTTGCAGGCGTACGTCTTCCTGCAACTGTTAGCAGCACTTCAAAGCTGCACAATTGttgtttctcattttgtttttgtactcaGGAAAAACGCTGCTGTGTTCAGACACCAAATAAAGAGTTTTGCACATCATTACTTAATTGTGACTTTATaatgttctatcgaaatttaaaacaaatgtcctcAGGTGGATataatttttctcagaaactaCATCAGGTAAAAAGatcattctttgtttttccattcaTCAGGTctcaatcagcccaaatagcaaagagataTTAAAATTTCATGCCATGAAAAAGTTCGGGTCTTAGTAGGTTAAAGTGTGTTATTATGGGCAAGCAAGTATCAGTACTTAGGTTTTGGTTGTATTGGCTAAAATGTGTACCTTCAGAGAAAGATGTCAGTATAGGGGATCGTTAAAGCTGATATTTCTGATGATGttgatgtaaaagaaaacatttcgTATTCAGCTGTCATCAACAATTTTAACACTTGTAGCAGTTGACAGGGCCCTTTGCTGTTGCTAAGTGATGGTATTTACATACACATCTTGCAgaaagtttttgttgttgttgttattgtgtttttttccaggacataataaaaaatCATGTGGTCCTTACCAGGTCTGAAAGGTAAATATAATGTCAGATAAACTACAAAACATTATATATTATAATGTTACATTATGTCATTAGTTATTTAACAGAAACTAAGCCAAGCAGAAGCTTTGTGTGGAAAACTAACTGCTCCCCATCAACACCTCGTACAACACTTTAAGCAGCACCAAGTTGAATGACTGGTTTGCTGTATggctttatcagtctctcacatgattgcggaggaattttggccctcTCTCTTTTTACAATGTCGCTTCAGTGCATTGAAATCTGCAGGCATTCGTTCATTCACAGCCCTCTGAAGGTTGCACAGCATTTCACAAACTGACATTGTGTTggcacacacctgaatgcttcagAGCTGCAAGCTGTGAAATTATGATCTGTTAATTAAGTGCATTTGCTTAGCAGTACCTGCTACTTACCTCTTAATTCCTGCTGAAGCTTTAAAAGTTTACTttggttttcacacactgcttctgtaaCCTGGCTttttgtaaaagaaagaaataatcaCATGTTGTAAAATGTCATGTGAGgttgtatttacttatttttttagatCTGGTAAGGACCATTTTGCCCTTATGTGGAGTttgtacttttgtttttacCCTGACTGTATATATAGAAATACcagttttttctgtttgcttttaaCAGATATCTTACACTAACCAGCTGGGGCTGTAAGGTTTGAGAGATTTTGCAGTTCACTAGGAAAGTCTGAAAtttactaaaaaacaaacaacaacaacaaagttgGGGCTCTAGGTTTCAGCTCTTCATAACTTAACAGAATATTGCAGCCTCTATGGTTCGATATTGTTCGATCTTTGTAAAATCTTCCTGTTTAGTAACTGAATGAGTCCATAGCAGACGTGCCTCCTACAGACAGACCCACGGGTCATTATAACATTTATCCAGTATGAGAGCATTTTGCAAATTTTGTCCAtgtgttatatttaaaaaaacaacaactttcttttattttaagctGTCTGTAGTTTCATTCTTAATAATACAAATGCCCCTGTTTACTCTGCACTCACTTCCTCGTCATATAAATATAGCTTTTTATTTGTGTACAGCACATCTTTATATTTGCATGTTATGTATCATTAGATCACACTGACAGTAGTGCACAGTGTCAGCAGGCTTACTTTTCAGTTCAAGCCTGCAAAGTATTTGCACCACAGACGTCACGTCCAAAGGCATGATATGTTAACAGCAGCGCAAATGAGGAAGGCGGTCACGCTGATTAGTGCTTATCCTGCCCAGCTTCATGCACCCCGTCCATTTTCATTACAGCGTCAGGCTAATGGGCAACTTGGTTTTGGCTTGTATTTAGCTGGTAAAGCCGTCCAATGCTGCTATATTATACAACAGACAATGTTCCCACCTACATAGTGTATGAGTGAGTCACTGGTACATTAAGGCGCGCgaacacacatacgcacacacaaaacaagcCATTTCCCCCCCAAAATTATGAGAAGGGCATTATAATTCACAGGCACCATCAATGGTCCATTAGGGCTATTTGTGTACAGGTGCATGGTAGTCATGTTTATGCATTTATACATGAAAATAGCAAATATGATTCTCATATTGTAGCTTTATTGTAAATATATACTTGTTATTCACACCTGCACAAAGTCTGCTGGCCCCATGCAAAACATTTGTATCAAAACTTTATTCAGGAAAACCAATTCTGGAGTAACACATCATGCTTCTGTattgtgtcttttctttcttttctaaaCTGAGATTAATAACATAGATCATCATTCCTGCAGACAGCCAGATCTCCTCTTTCATGCAGTTTTACAGCAAGCTGCACTTGTGCTTCTGCAAGACATGTCCAACAAATGTTCCTGATCATGCTCTATCATTTCAGGAGAATAATGTGGGGAATAAAAGGAGAACAAAGGCTGGTTTTGACATTACAGCCACTCGGTGCTTACATCGCTAGGATAAAGGAGTGGTTTAGGATCGTGACAGCAAGCTGAACTTTAGCAGCATAATCTGTGTTGTTTGTAATCCGTGACACTGACTTTTAGAAGAAACAGCATAATGGAGCATGATGTACACAAATCCCTTCAAATTAAGAGATAGTTGTTTCTGAGATTTCAGCCTCAAGTTTTATTTTAACTACAGACTTCCAAAAGTAATCAGGGCAATAAATCAAAAACCACATGGTGTGACCAAGGGAGCATTTTTTCCTGTGAATTATAAAACATGCATGTAACTTATTAAGGGCTGCATCGCACTATGGGTggttctgtgtgtatttaaaaacCTATCATCAATTACTGATTCAGAATAACTTGGaaacttgtctttttttttttttttgcttctgtgACATTTCTCTGGGAACCACAACAAAACTCCAAAGTACCTCTAATGCACTGTGATGGAGGCAGAAATCTCAGATACTGTGAAACCAACAAATCTGTGCATGGCTAGTTATCACCAGAGATATGACAAAAAagaagtttttatttaaatacttatttcttttttgctgaTACTGCTTTGCTGATGAGGTGCTTAAAGGCAGTTACTGCAAGCATTATGTTTTAACTCAAAGGTAATCTCGAGCCTGGTGTTACGGAGTCACCTGAGTCCAACGAAAATATCAAGCATTCAGGATCATAATGCTCAAATGTAACGTtgtgtccaaaaaaaaaaaaaacaaaaaaaaacccacaggaGAAAATCATTACTCCTGTAATGCCATGTAGCTGTCACATATGAAAAGTACTTTAGTTTACAATCCTCTACATAAATAATAACCACCAAGCGTATTTACCAAACTACACAGACCCCAatctggatttttttaaataaaagtgaaaactcCAACACATATTTAGGCTACAATGTAGTTTTACATTATCAAAGCTTATTTCATCCCAAAACACTGTTGCTACTACAGATTGTGCTATctgctctttttattttttgcttaagTGTCCCGTATCTTATGCCAAAATAACTTCTTtgtaagtgttttctttttaaaacatccCCTTTAAGACACACGGACTGTGTTTgtaagaggtggggtacacacTAGGAGCTTAAAGGAGCAGGAATGCTTTAATCTTGACGCTTAAAGTATAATTTAAATGAAGCTAACAATGCTATAAACATCCAACAgattaaagaaacaaaaggcagaaaaatgATGGATgtgcacaggaaaaaaaacaaaaacgggaCTTGTCTAGTCACAGGAATTAGTGTCTGAACCACCTGGACATCAAACAATGAAGAAATCAAAGGACACGGCTCACAGTCATCACTTGAAAAGCCAGGAAACTTTTAAAGCTTTTAGAGAGTAAACATAAACTAAGCTGAGGCAGACTCCACAaccacaaacaagcaaacaacgGCTGAGAGGAATAAAATGGACAGGAAAACCCAAGCATGCAAGCATGGAATGAAAGGTTTATTGAACTAAATCAGGAATGTAATCaaacctttaaataaaataaatgacagaaCACAAACATCTGGACCACAGTTTGCAGCAACGAACACTGTACCTGCAAATCCTACAGACACCAATTTTCAGTATTAGACTTCACATCGTTCTTTCTAAAGCAAAGCGTcttaaaagaaaccaaaaaacgaGTCGTGGGGAGGCAACAAATCtactctactttttttttttaagtttcatttaaaaagaggGGAAGGGAAGCGGGGAGAGGTATGAATTATATCACTGTATAATTCGAATCAAGCTTTACGTGATGGAGCTCTGCTCACTGCTCAGACAGCCGCTCGACTGTACCCAAGTCAAAATACAGATCCTTCACAGCTGCAAGCTCTCTgactaaacaaaataataatgaataatcTGTAAGTTTGTTCATGAATaatataaaagagaaaaaacaaaacaaaaagataacACCAGTTCTTTGTGTACAACCAAAACAACGGCTGTATTAAAGAAAGTTACTTGATAATTGGACCGTCTGCCAGGTCAGTTCTGGCAGTTTAAACCTGGTCGGGTTTCCAATAAGCGTAATTTTGTTCCTCGTTTATTTgatgttttggtttcttttttcattttctccccCCTCGTTTGAATCTTGCTGAATGCCGCTGGGCTCACTCCACTTTGCCGTAGTCCTCTATGTGACCCAGCACCTTCTTCCTCTGCCGGATCATGTGGAAGTAGAGCTGGGGAAAGACTGGGAGAGGCAGGGGGAAAGAACAAATTAATACATTCTCCAATAAATGCTGATCAGTGCACCAACTCCTATTCAAGTTACAGTTAAGTCAAAGTGCAGATGTTGAGTGCTTAAGAGAACACGTTCACCACTGAGAAATTACACACAGACcactaaacaacaacaacaaaatatgaACCAACTTTCTATCTACACATTTCCTACAATACCacaaaaaaggggaaaactATAACCAGTTGCAATAGATTCCACATGCATATCTAATAATGTGACCACTGAGTGCATAATATTGTAATTATGCCTTTGATATGCgcgtttattttttcttttaaaaacccCACTAATTATGTAATAGCTTATGTCATTATGGGTCTGTGTCCACAGGCAGCTGAAAGCAGCCATGACCTCATTTTCAGCACCCTTCTCTCAGCACTTATTGTTGCTAGGatacaaaaaacattttcttcagaTAGAGATCGTAAATAACCGGGCTGTCAGAGACAACTAGGACCAAAATCCCTTTCACTGTTGTTGACAAGGTTGATAACATAAGTCCATCACTTCTCACTCATCAACATCCTATTTGGTAGCTGCAGCCCCGAAACCTTCAACTTAAACATGGCAACATCAGATTTATTGCCAAGAAGTATTATTGCAACAAAGAAATATCCAACCATTTCCTAACTTTTCATGCCATGTTTAGTTCTTTTCTCAGTTTTACAGGCTCTCTGTTGTGAAATGTGTAAATATTAGGGTggccacaaacaagcagcactCAGCTCATAGCAGTCACCAACCAACAGTAGTGAATCCTTAAGTGCAATTCGCATACATAAGCAGATTTCTAGTGTTTTAAGGGCAAAACTGCCTTCCCTGTTCAAAAGAAAAGGGAAGActttttttgatttcttttttaatttagcaCTTTAGTACTACATCTCCTAAGTGAAAAAGTAAAAGCCTCTAAATGAAGTTATGAGAGTGAGAAATGCTTTGCAACATGCAAAAAGCCATCTGAAGATGTGACTGAGAATCCTCCCACAGGgagctctgcatgtttgattagGAGTCTGCAAATATTTTTCAAAACTAAATGTCTAAAATGGCATTTATTGATCAGTTtctgatgcaaaaaaaaacaacctgcaaATGAACAATGGGCTATTTCACTACACAAGGTAGAATGGAAAGTCTCGCCTTTGACTTACGGGGAATGTAGGAAATCATGATGAGGATGAGGAAGGTGTAGTAGTCGAAAGAGAAGTTGTACTTGTTGGGTAAGGTAACAGAGTACAGGCCTGTCTTCTGCACGTATGGCAGCGCTGCATAGATAGTCAGCAGTTCCCCAGTCACTCCCATGGGATACAACACGATGAAGAAGGTGTACCTACAGTACAGAGGTTTATTAATGAGAGGGGAAGGGAAAGAAACAATTAGCCTCATCACTTTATcgtttatttgctgttttagtAACAGGAAGCAGTATCGTAGTAAATCATTCCCTAAAACACTAAGTAAGAGGTGATAGAAAACATTAAGAGTAATAATGCAAAGCAGCATTTAGAGTATTAAATCTGAAATCACGCAGAAATCATTGACATGATTTAAATATATACTGTGACACAAACATAAAGCAACAGCAGGTGCAAAAAATGCAACTCAAAAAGATCCTAAATCATTGAAGTGTTAAGCAATCACATGTTTTAAACAGAAAGAAGCAAAGTTTGCAATTAAATATGACACGTGCACACAATGAAGATGTTGTCTTCTACAGAGAGAAAACTCTTCATCTGTCTCTTCTATAACTTGCACTCCAAACCCAGCGACTGTCTTCCGTGATCCTACAATGAATTTTCCACAAATGCACAACAAATTTCTGTCTCTCAGGGCTCACGTCAAACTCAGAGTTGAACACCAATATAGCAATGGTCCCATTTGCTTCCTAGCAACAAAGACCTCGGGGAGGGAGGCTCTTAACCACTGTTGCCTTGGTTGTAGatgcagacagagagaggcttGTGTTTTAATTGTTGAAGCACAAGCTTTTCTGCATGTTTGACGTAATGTGATGAACAGCGACTCCTTACTGCTTTAGCATCCTCTTTTCACGCAATACGACCTTAAGATTTTCATTCATAAAGGATTGAATTAGGTTTGAAAAGAGGTcaagtaaacaaaaacattaatcaattattttcctttaattacattcattacatttattattttgtttggaAAACAGGCTGAGAACTAACAGTGGAACACCCAAGGAGTctatttttattgcattttttatgTAATTATTAACAGATTGAAATTTGTCCTGACTGAAAGCATTATTAGCAGCTTGGTGGCTTTGTTCTCTAAGGACCTGACTCCAGTCAGCCATTTCTGTTTATCTTTGCATCGATCAACTAACAGGTAAAAGGTTGAGCCACAACGCAATTCAATAAATTTGAATTTGCATATTATCATTTTgataatatgcaaaaaaaaaaggacgaaTAAACATAAGCAAACAAAGAGAAACAagttaagaaaaatgaaataaaatatgcaaagcaaaacataaataaatatattttttttaaaaatcattaatCATGTAATTCTTAAGATGatgatgaaaatatatttaaacacaGGAAGCAGATTAAATATTAAGAatttaaagaaattattaaTGCCTTTTTTATTACTTTAGTTCAGGTTGTTGTTTATTATTTCATCTTTTATTCTTACTTTTAGCACTTTCAGTCCTCCATTGGATGAAAATACTCTTTAATTATTTCTTACCTAGCCCATTTGATGAGGTATGGCAGGTGATTGAGCAGGCTGAAGGTGTAGAAGGAGTAGCGGATAATCTCTGTGACAGTCCAGGCTGTGACAAACAGCAGTACACTGTCCTCACTTTGAACCtgcgcacacacagaaaaagaaggATGATGGAGGGAGAACAGGCGAACAGACGGCCTTGCATCATGTTACAGTAGTTACTCTGCTGTAGGCCAAACTTGACTTTCCCCCCTCACAGAACCATGCTGTTTGTTTCAGATGCTCAGATCACACTGCAGGCCAACATTCACTATccttaaatattattttaaaaacaacgtACATTTTATGTTAAAGAGACAAGCGCACTATGCATTAATTCACTCTTCTAAATACACCCTAGAAATGCATTCACGTAAAGGGGAAGAGAGAACAGTTTGAGAGAAATGTCAGTGCATCATCATTCagacaaacaggaaataaaacccATCAGAGATTAGACAGATGCTGTCGATTCATTCCTGCAGCCTTACAGCAAAACTGTAATGTTACTTACTCATTTACTCCTCTTCAAGCTACAAACAGGGCAAACAGTAGATCAGCTGGTCAATTTTGAATTTAAGTGAATGAAACAATGTAGAAGGACGGTGTAATTCAAGTTCAGTTTACACAAGTAGCAAAAGGAAAGAAACTCGCTGTACCTCTCTGACACTGTGCGTGACAGCCCACGTGAGGAAGACCCGGGACATGACCTGGAATCCAGTCAGGACCACAGAGGATGGTACGATTCCTGGGAGATGaggcaacacacaaacactgaacaTATACCGTAAGCATGCAAGACTACTGGTTTTAGTACAGCTGACTAAAACTGTCCTCTCTTTGGTACACCCTTTCAGCTATACAGAAAATCTATTCATGTCTACACAGTCACTTTCAGAACATTAATTGTAAAGCGCGGAACATTTCTGCAATGCACCAGCTGCCATCCATCAGCTATAGACAGGTTAACCTTGAAAGCCTGCAGACGCTCTGCATGTACACTGTGTTAACTCACACGTCACATGTTTTAGCTGCTCCTCTGTACGGGTCAAATGCATGGCAGTCACCAAGAGCTCTGTTTGCCCAGTGACAATTCCAGTAAAGTTTGatcgaaagaaagaaagaaaatagatgAATCTGTCCTAAGTgatgacaaaaaaagaagaaaaaaagacgaAGAAAGAATATGTTGTTTTCAATAgttaattcagtttaattctgAATATTAAACGTGTTACACCTGTCCTGATgtatagttttgttttgttttttactagcAGTATGTAGCACGTAAGGGCTTAAACTGCTATAAGGAAATATTAAGcacttttattatatttttgtataCTTTGTATACAACTTAGTTACaaatgtgtaacacaaacaAAGGTCCATACCAAACAATGAACCATTTATTAACATCTGTGCTCCTTTAAATCAATATTCGGCCCTGCAATCATAGATCAGAGCACAACTATATTTGAGCCCACGTTCATTTTGGCCTCAGCTACACATCTGCAAAGCTTTGTGGCGGTACCTTGCACAGTTATGACTTTACCACACTAACAAAATGTGTCCACAGAGTGACAGACAGACATGTAAACACTTGCCACAATGTCTAACCACCTTTGTGGGAGTTCCTAGGAACCTCAAGGgtcatgtgttgttatggtggGACTAAGCTTCCATTCACAGTCTAAATGTAGCTTTTCACTAAAATTTAAAattgctaataataataatcataataatgtaatttttaaagtaGTACATTTGAGAAAGATGCTGATGAGAGACTTTGTGAGTAACATATCCACATATAGGACAGTTATAAATGAtgatgcagtgtgtgtgtgtatgtggacaGCAGCCTCGGGTAGCCTGTTTACAGTATGAAAGGTCAGTTAGCTTTAGCTTCAAATCCCAGATAACGGAGAGAAAGGTTTGTGCATTACAACCGTGGCCAACCGGGCCACAGCCACTCTCCTCATCACATTAAGTAAGCAAGTAAGCAAACAGCTtctctgccctctttttttgtaCACACTTCAGATGTGAAAAGGTTTTGTTTGTCTGTACATATTTACATCTGACTTACATCTACAAATGCGATTTCACGACTCATAATTATGTCTTCTGTCAAAACTGTAAACTGAGATATCAAGCTTTGTTATCCGATTTGTCAATATGAGATCTGCAAACATGCGTTGCCCAGTAAAAAAAATGACGTTATAATAACTGACGTGTTTGAGGATCAAACAACAAGGTGCAACTGGGTGTCTGTGTTCCAGTAAAGATGAGTTAACTTGGTTGTGAAGGTCAAAGATTTCACAAATTAAACTACATTTTTCAAACCTCTGGAATAAATAGCACTGGTTTAGAAAAGAAACGAGCCAACTACAAATTTAAAACCACCCAAATGTGTCATTAACTAAACAGCCATCAAGGTTACTTCATATTCTGTTCGGAATGTAAACAACAAACATCTGATACTCGATTTCTCCAGCATCTTTAACATATTTCACCCTGTAGCAGAGGTAACTGAAGGTCATACTGAGAAAAAGTGAAGTAAATTTGAGTCACTAGAAGAGTTTTAATGCTCGCTGGATCTGGACTATCTGGAACTGGTCTAATGGGAAGCACACCAAACAGTCTCCCAGAGGATGTTCCCTCTTTTGGGGATAAAATCAGAGAGCTGCCTAAAATACTTACACCATATTAAACGCTGAATACACATATTTATGTGCCATGGGTTTAAGGCATGATGAAatttataaaatacaaacaatCAATGTACTCCATTTCTGACACGGGTACCTAGCTTACAATATGGAAGAGGAAATATGTGAAAAAGTTCAAGGGgcccgaatacttttgcaagccactgtatttgCTTCTGTATTTATAACTGTGTTTCAGTGGGCAGCGTGTGGCTCAGTGGTAAGGACTAACGCCTGGGAGCTTCTTCTGTGTGCAGACAGTGTTCTCTCGCTGTGCTTGTGTGGGTTTTCTCCAGGAACTCGGGCTTTTCCCACCATCAAACAAACCCACATTAGGTTAACACTGCCTCACAAACAAAGGTCGTTCAAGAATTTCCcttccttgtttaaaaaaaagaagcttaatCAAATTAAACAGCTGTTTTTAAGCATTTCTGCACATTACCCTTTGAAGATATATAAAACTTTAGTCCTGGGTACTTGGTGAGGAAGCTTTACCTAAAAGGATGACTGAATGGATGGATCTAAATCTAATCTGTGCTTCACTGGTGACACGAAGCAAGTGTAAGTGAGGGAAGGTGCAGTCTGAGGAGAAACTCACCTACAGCACAGTGCAGTATCTGTAAAAGAGGAAAATGATCATAGAAATTGACTCAATCTGTTTCTGGAATAAAGTACACGGACACATTTTTAACTCTAGCTACTGTTGGTCCAGTTTATACGCAGAAGAACTCGAAGATTTCCTATAAAAAATGTTCCAAATACCTACCCCGTTAATACATTATATATTCTATTGAAACAAAATGCTGAGAGTCACTGAACCAAGTCAAAAATCATTGGTCCTATTTTTGATCACCTAACTAAGCTGAGGTCGGTAGTGCATGTGTCATTTGATGAATGGAATATATTGACTTTAAGTATACAGTGCGTATGGACAGCATCACTGCAACACCTCTAACACTCACTACACACATCTGGGTCAGTATGTGTGTTAGCATGACCACTCTAAACACATGTAAGGCTAAAAGAATGTCTACATACATTTTTTAACCTAGTGTTGAAAAACATTAGAAAATGATATTCATTTGTAGTTTGCACCAAACTATAATTTTAGGATCTTAAAATACTTAAAATAGAAACTAAAATCCTTAAGTCATTAACTGTGTGGCTTCAACATGGTACGGAGAGGCATGTTAAGTTATCAGTTATCAGGGCATACCAAACTCTGAAGAGAATCAAAGACACTGTTAGACACTGTCCATTATTAGTTTGCCCTATATGTGTCAAAAGGCTAATGCTGGATTAATAAAATGGTTTTTTTCTCATTACTAGTCTCTACATACAAAACTGATAGTGTGTGCTGATATGAGCAATAGTAGTGACCTCTGAAATAATACCACATATTCAACAGACCATACACCTGCTGCATGCTCAGTTTTTATCAGTTATGCCACACCTTTAGTGGTTATCTCACCTCGAGAACAGCTCCAGTCT
This window of the Maylandia zebra isolate NMK-2024a linkage group LG16, Mzebra_GT3a, whole genome shotgun sequence genome carries:
- the hacd2 gene encoding very-long-chain (3R)-3-hydroxyacyl-CoA dehydratase 2 — protein: MSAAASGTSKAAHGDVAAKRKKGPGALATAYLVIYNVVMTAGWLVIAVGLVRAYLARGSYHGLYYSIEKPLKFFQTGAVLEILHCAVGIVPSSVVLTGFQVMSRVFLTWAVTHSVREVQSEDSVLLFVTAWTVTEIIRYSFYTFSLLNHLPYLIKWARYTFFIVLYPMGVTGELLTIYAALPYVQKTGLYSVTLPNKYNFSFDYYTFLILIMISYIPLFPQLYFHMIRQRKKVLGHIEDYGKVE